The window ACCGCTTCGATGTGCGGCTTGCCGTTGACGTTCTTTCGTCCCAGGATTCGGTCGGAAATCCCCATGTAGTCCCCAAGCCCACACTTCGCTGGCGCTACGCCAGCCAGCCCACGCGCAACAGCACTTCGGCGGCCAGCCGCGCATACACGCCCGCCGCTACGTCATCCATCACAATGCCCAACCCACCGGGCAATTTCTCCAGGCGGCGCAGCGGCGGCGGTTTCACAATGTCAAAGATGCGGAAAAGTATAAGGCTCACCAGAAGCGATTTCCAAGCCACAGGTAACGCCACCAGCGCGATCATCTGGCCGGCTACCTCGTCTATCACCACCGCCTGGGGGTCTTCCTTGCCGCTCTCCCGGGCCATGGCCGAGGCCGCTGGAACGCCGGCCAGGATCGCCGCTCCCGCAACCGCAGCGGCCACAGGCCACCTCGCCTCTGTCGGCAGGGAAGCGGCCAGCGCCGCCCACAGCCCCACCGTGGCCACCGACGCCCAGGTTCCTGGCGCCGGCCGCAGCCGCCCCACGCCCACGAGCGTGGCTACCATGCGGGCCCACAGTGGCGCTTTGGGAAGGGGGAGGGGACTATGGCTTGTGGTTTCCATCGCGCTCTGCAGATTCCGGTTCGGAAACTTGGTCGGGCGCCTCGCTCTCGGGTTCGGTGATAGGAGTCGAGACCACGTATTTCCCGCTCGCCCACTTGCCCAGGTCGATCAGCCGGCAACGCTCGCTGCAAAAAGGGAACTCGGGTTCGGAGCGCAGCACCAGTTTGCGGCATATGGGACAGCGCAGGCTCCGAACTCGTTTCTTACTTGTCATCGTGGGTGCGGCGAACGACCCCGTCCTTGCGCCTACACCAGCTCCACCACCAGGTCGTAGTCGTGGGCTTCCACCACCCGGCAGCGGTAGAAATCGCCCGCCACCGGCTGGGTGTGCGGACCGAAGTCGCTGACGAAAACCTTGCCGTCGATCTCCGGCGCGTGCATTTCGGTGCGCCCCTCCCAGAGCAGTTCGCTTTCCTCCGACGGCCCTTCCAGCAACAGGTCGAACTCGCGGCCCACCAGCCCTCGCTTCTTCCGGCGGTTGATCTGCCTTTGCACCTGCATCAGCTTCTTGCGCCGGCGCTCGATCTCCCGCGGTTCCAGCTTCCTCTCCAGGCGGAATGCCTCCGCTCCAGCTTCGTCCGAGTAGGCGAAGACGCCCATCCAGTCGAACTCCGCGGCTCGCACAAAGTCGCATAGCTCTTCGAAATCGCGTTCCGTCTCACCGGGAAAGCCCACAATGAACGACGTGCGCAGCGTCAGGTTGGGAATCGTGCGCCGCATGGTTTCGATCGAGCGCAGGAAAACGTCCGCGCCGCCCCCGCGCTTCATGCGCTTGAGCACCCGCGGCGACGCGTGCTGCAGCGGCACATCCATGTAGGAGCACAGCTTGTCGTGGCGCGCGGTCGTCTCCAGCAGCCGCCGGGTGATCTTGTTGGGATAGGCATAAAGGAAGCGCACCCAGCGCAGCTCCTCGATCCCGGCCAGCCGTTCGAGCAGCAGCGGCAGGCCATCCTCCAGGCCCAGGTCTTCGCCGTAGCAGGTCGTGTCCTGGCCGATGAGAGTGATTTCGCGCACGCCGCCGCGCGCCAGGCGCTCGGCTTCCGCCACTACCGACTCGAAGCGCCGCGAGCGGAACTTCCCGCGTAACTGCGGGATGATGCAGAACGAGCAGGGATGATCGCAGCCTTCCGCGATCTTGATGTACGCCGAATGCCGCGGCGTAGCCAGCATGCGCGGAGTCGTATCGTCGTAAAGATAGCGGGGCAGATCGGCGATGGCGCCCTGCCAGGCGTCCCGTTGGAAGCGCCCGGCTCGCTCGCGAACATCGGCCTCCGGTCTGGACTCCAGGATGACGAAGGGTCCGGGTGACGCGGTCGCCGCTGGCGGCTCCACACCCACAGCCCGCAGAATGCCTTCCAGCTCTCCCGTACCCACCACCGCGTCCACTTCGGGGATGTTCCTGCGGATCTCCTCGCGGTAGCGCTCCACCAGGCAGCCCGCTACTACCAACTTCTTCGCTCGGCCGGCGGGGTTCTCGTCCGACGCCTTGTGTGCCGCCATTTCCAGGATGGTGTTCACCGATTCCTGCTGCGCCGCATCGATGAACGAGCAGGTGTTCACTACGATGACGTCGGCGTCCTCCGCGTGCGGCGTGATTTCCGCCCCGGCTGCGGCCAGCATGCCCATCATCACTTCGCTGTCCACCAGGTTCTTGGGACACCCCAGGCTCACGAAGCCGACGCGCGTCGTCTTCGTGGTGCAGGCATCTTCTTCCGCGGCCGGGCGGCCGTTCTGCAACACTGGAAGCTCAATGGGCATGGAGGATTCTCTTGATTCTAACAGGCGGCTATAGCGGCTGGCGTTCGAAGCACGTGGCTGGAATCGGCCCGGTTTCGTTCTGGAGGCTAGCGGCTGGCAGTGATTTCTTCGTAGAGCTCCGGCAGTTTCTTAGCGTCCTCGGAGGACTCGCCGAAGCGCGCCCGCTCATAGTGCCGCGTGAATCGTGCCACCTGCTCCTGCAGGAGCGGATCGGCGAGTGTGGTGACGAAC of the Terriglobales bacterium genome contains:
- the rimO gene encoding 30S ribosomal protein S12 methylthiotransferase RimO, whose amino-acid sequence is MPIELPVLQNGRPAAEEDACTTKTTRVGFVSLGCPKNLVDSEVMMGMLAAAGAEITPHAEDADVIVVNTCSFIDAAQQESVNTILEMAAHKASDENPAGRAKKLVVAGCLVERYREEIRRNIPEVDAVVGTGELEGILRAVGVEPPAATASPGPFVILESRPEADVRERAGRFQRDAWQGAIADLPRYLYDDTTPRMLATPRHSAYIKIAEGCDHPCSFCIIPQLRGKFRSRRFESVVAEAERLARGGVREITLIGQDTTCYGEDLGLEDGLPLLLERLAGIEELRWVRFLYAYPNKITRRLLETTARHDKLCSYMDVPLQHASPRVLKRMKRGGGADVFLRSIETMRRTIPNLTLRTSFIVGFPGETERDFEELCDFVRAAEFDWMGVFAYSDEAGAEAFRLERKLEPREIERRRKKLMQVQRQINRRKKRGLVGREFDLLLEGPSEESELLWEGRTEMHAPEIDGKVFVSDFGPHTQPVAGDFYRCRVVEAHDYDLVVELV
- a CDS encoding phosphatidylglycerophosphatase A; the encoded protein is MVATLVGVGRLRPAPGTWASVATVGLWAALAASLPTEARWPVAAAVAGAAILAGVPAASAMARESGKEDPQAVVIDEVAGQMIALVALPVAWKSLLVSLILFRIFDIVKPPPLRRLEKLPGGLGIVMDDVAAGVYARLAAEVLLRVGWLA